In Alkalihalobacterium alkalinitrilicum, a genomic segment contains:
- a CDS encoding imidazoleglycerol-phosphate dehydratase → MTKRNNKGGSKNQSAPARHGKLDTEFGREIGDNNKGTEYNSRRGSKSQLKHPNNH, encoded by the coding sequence ATGACCAAGCGCAATAATAAAGGCGGAAGTAAAAATCAAAGTGCCCCAGCAAGACACGGAAAGTTAGATACGGAATTTGGTCGAGAGATTGGCGATAACAATAAAGGAACAGAATACAACTCGCGACGTGGTAGCAAATCGCAATTAAAACACCCGAATAACCATTAA
- a CDS encoding recombinase family protein: MRCAIYIRVSTEEQAREGFSIRAQKERLEMFAMSQDWNIIDYYIDEGRSAKDTNRGQLQRMLEDIVEKKIDVVLVYRLDRLTRSVMDLYKLLERFEEHGCMFKSSTEVFDTTTPTGRLFITLVAAVAQWERENSAERVKFGMHQMIEEGKWHGGTVPYGYQYNKKERTLEINDDEATILKYIFSLYQQGKGDNAIANIISNEMKSSRGKIS, translated from the coding sequence ATGCGTTGTGCAATTTACATTCGGGTCTCTACCGAAGAACAAGCCCGTGAGGGTTTTTCAATACGAGCCCAAAAAGAACGTCTTGAGATGTTTGCAATGTCGCAGGATTGGAACATTATTGATTACTACATTGACGAAGGACGATCCGCAAAAGATACGAACCGTGGACAGCTGCAACGGATGCTTGAAGATATTGTAGAAAAGAAAATTGATGTAGTTTTGGTTTATCGATTAGACCGACTCACTAGATCCGTAATGGACCTCTACAAGCTCCTTGAACGGTTTGAAGAACATGGGTGCATGTTTAAGTCATCAACGGAAGTATTTGATACGACTACACCAACTGGTAGATTATTTATTACACTGGTGGCCGCTGTGGCTCAATGGGAACGTGAAAATTCAGCTGAACGAGTCAAATTCGGTATGCACCAAATGATTGAGGAAGGAAAGTGGCATGGTGGAACGGTGCCTTATGGTTATCAATACAACAAAAAGGAACGAACACTAGAAATTAATGATGATGAAGCAACTATACTTAAATATATCTTTAGCCTCTACCAGCAAGGTAAAGGAGATAATGCAATTGCAAATATTATAAGCAATGAAATGAAATCGAGTAGAGGGAAAATAAGTTAA